The following coding sequences are from one Archocentrus centrarchus isolate MPI-CPG fArcCen1 chromosome 4, fArcCen1, whole genome shotgun sequence window:
- the marchf2 gene encoding E3 ubiquitin-protein ligase MARCHF2, whose translation MDPVTMTTGGCCHLPGSLCDCASSTGLWKSVEEAGGDGCQALYVTQVTAIDGRLLSSVLKPMSAQSDGPICRICHEGGSSEGLLSPCDCTGTLGTVHKSCLEKWLSSSNTSYCELCHTEFSIERRPRPLTEWLRDPGPRNEKRTLFCDMVCFLFITPLAAISGWLCLRGAQDHLQLRSWLQAVGLIALTIALFTIYVLWTLVSFRYHCQLYSEWRRTNQKVRLLIPEAKESNSSQHSLLSTKLMKKSASESIV comes from the exons ATGGACCCGGTAACAATGACGACCGGCGGGTGCTGCCACCTCCCTGGCTCTCTGTGTGACTGTGCCAGCAGCACAGGCCTGTGGAAGAGCGTGGAGGAAGCGGGTGGCGACGGGTGCCAGGCGCTCTACGTCACCCAGGTCACAGCCATAGATGGACGGCTGTTGTCCTCTGTGCTCAAACCCATGAGTGCACAAAG TGATGGTCCCATTTGCCGTATTTGCCACGAGGGAGGCAGCAGCGAGGGTCTCCTGTCCCCGTGTGACTGCACAGGTACTTTGGGTACAGTGCACAAGAGTTGCTTAGAGAAGTGGCTGTCGTCTTCCAACACCAGCTATTGTGAGCTTTGccacacagagttcagcatcGAGCGCCGACCGAGGCCTCTCACAGAG TGGCTGCGGGATCCTGGCCCCCGAAATGAGAAGCGAACGCTGTTCTGTGACATGGTGTGCTTCCTGTTTATCACTCCTCTAGCAGCCATTTCTGGCTGGCTTTGCCTGAGGGGCGCTCAGGACCATCTTCAGCTGAGGAGCTGGCTGCAGGCTGTGGGCCTCATTGCTCTCACCATTGCCCTTTTCACCATCTACGTCCTTTGGACTTTG GTATCATTCCGCTACCACTgtcagctctactctgagtggaggagaacaaaccagaaaGTTCGTCTGCTCATTCCTGAAGCCAAGGAGTCTAACTCTTCCCAGCATTCCTTACTCTCTACTAAACTGATGAAAAAGTCAGCCAGTGAGAGCATCGTATGA